Genomic DNA from Candidatus Koribacter versatilis Ellin345:
GTCCTTGATCATCACGAACCAGACGATGGTGTTCGTTGCCCAATGCGCGTCCCCGGTCGTAAATTGGGCGTGATCGGTTGCGAATGTCTCTTTAACGAGTACAGTTCCATCGGCGAACTTGCCGTTTTTTCGGTAATACTGAGCCGCACCCGGAGATGCGTACGTGACGTGCATTTCAGTGTCACCATTAGGTCCGGTCGGAGTATAGGTTCCGAGAAACTGATAGGTATCTCGAACATCCGTCGGTTTGCGAATATTCCCCGCCTTATCGACGAGATCGAAGCCGTTAAACGCATCCTTACTTTGCGAATGCTGAGAGGCACTTTGCGAATGCAGAGGGGCG
This window encodes:
- a CDS encoding cytochrome P460 family protein — translated: MTRRLPQIMIALVILTPLAPLHSQSASQHSQSKDAFNGFDLVDKAGNIRKPTDVRDTYQFLGTYTPTGPNGDTEMHVTYASPGAAQYYRKNGKFADGTVLVKETFATDHAQFTTGDAHWATNTIVWFVMIKDSKHRFPNNPLWGDGWGWALFKADAPDKQVATSYKKNCLGCHVPAQSTDWLYVKGYPVLKSK